A part of Miscanthus floridulus cultivar M001 chromosome 6, ASM1932011v1, whole genome shotgun sequence genomic DNA contains:
- the LOC136458965 gene encoding probable glutamate carboxypeptidase LAMP1 has translation MASRGSKQRQPLLHSSTPTAANGGGAAGRRRFLSFLAVTAALVASYHLLVPTNSSHYHALFLSLGSNATAAAHLRALTLRPHVAGTEANAAAARYVLHAFSSLSFPAHITPYSVLLSYPVHRSLSLAAAPGLAARPFSLVQETYEGDPYAEAAAEVLPTYFAYSGSGSVTAEVVYANYGHNEDYAYLASRGVDVAGKVALVRYGDIHCEDMVRNARAAGAAAAIVYTDAKDFGGSAAKGEKRKWFPDARWLPPTGVQVGTLYYGNGDPTTPLWPSCAAGDDCERLSMEELDGSEAMPGIPALPVSARDGETILKAMGGDVAPPKWQGGEGAPVYRLGPGPAVLNLTYIANETLATIENVFAVIEGKEEPDRYVIIGNHRDAWTFGAIDPNSGTAAMLEIAERLSKLQAKGWRPRRTIILCSWDAEEFALIGSTEWAEENMDTLASRAIAYLNVDISVFGPGGLRPRATPQLDELIREASKMVPDPDEPSQTLYDTMMPYHPPITRVAGAGTDFAAFVQHIGVPSLDMSYGLFEEYPVYHSLYDDYVWVERFGDPLFHRHVAVASVWGLIALKLADDEIIPFNYVSYASELEECTKDIVDKYKGFPVSFSPLQKSIKQLESAATKIYKEKKLLQAENWSLKTRQYTLKVREMNDRLMMAERAFTNREGLAGRPWYKHMIYASSDQDDWGTKAFPGIVSAMDKVKKSNTTETWRSLQHEIYRVARAVSKASAVLDGKLT, from the exons ATGGCCTCTCGCGGCAGCAAACAGCGGCAGCCGCTCCTCCACTCTTCCACGCCCACAGCCGCCAACGGTGGCGGCGCAGCCGGGAGGCGCAGGTTCCTCTCGTTCCTCGCCGTCACGGCAGCTCTTGTCGCGTCCTACCACCTCCTCGTGCCGACCAATTCGTCGCACTACCACGCGCTATTCCTCTCCCTCGGCTCCAACGCCACCGCGGCCGCCCACCTCCGCGCGCTCACCCTCCGCCCCCACGTCGCTGGCACCGAGGCCAACGCGGCCGCCGCCCGCTACGTGCTCCACGCGTtctcctccctctccttcccAGCACATATCACCCCTTACTCGGTGCTCCTCTCCTACCCCGTCCACCGCTCCCTCTCCCTCGCCGCGGCGCCCGGCCTTGCCGCCAGGCCGTTCTCCTTGGTGCAAGAGACCTACGAAGGCGACCCATACGCCGAGGCCGCGGCGGAGGTCCTCCCGACGTACTTCGCCTACTCGGGATCCGGCTCCGTCACCGCCGAGGTCGTCTACGCCAACTACGGCCACAACGAGGATTATGCCTACCTCGCCTCCCGCGGGGTCGACGTCGCGGGCAAGGTCGCGCTCGTGCGGTACGGTGACATCCACTGCGAGGACATGGTGCGGAACGCGCGCGccgcgggcgccgccgccgctatCGTGTACACCGATGCCAAGGACTTCGGCGGGAGCGCGGCGAAGGGGGAGAAGCGCAAGTGGTTCCCCGACGCGCGGTGGCTGCCGCCGACAGGCGTGCAGGTTGGGACCCTGTACTACGGGAACGGCGACCCAaccacgccgctgtggccgtcgTGCGCGGCTGGGGACGACTGCGAGCGGCTGAGCATGGAGGAGCTGGACGGCAGCGAGGCGATGCCGGGCATCCCGGCGCTGCCGGTGTCGGCCAGGGACGGGGAGACGATCCTCAAGGCGATGGGCGGCGACGTGGCTCCGCCGAAGTGGCAGGGCGGCGAGGGCGCGCCCGTGTACCGGCTCGGCCCCGGCCCGGCCGTGTTGAATCTCACCTACATT GCAAACGAGACTTTAGCAACCATCGAAAATGTGTTTGCGGTGATAGAAGGAAAAGAGGAGCCTGACAG ATATGTGATCATAGGCAACCATCGTGATGCTTGGACGTTTGGAGCAATTGATCCTAACAGTGGAACGGCAGCCATGCTTGAG ATCGCGGAGAGGCTGTCCAAGCTACAAGCGAAAGGGTGGAGGCCTAGAAGAACAATAATCCTGTGTAGTTGGGACGCAGAAGAGTTTGCCCTG ATAGGATCTACTGAATGGGCCGAGGAGAACATGGACACTCTAGCTTCGAGAGCTATAGCTTACCTGAACGTGGACATATCAGTGTTTGGTCCTGGGGGTCTTAGACCCCGTGCAACCCCTCAACTTGATGAATTGATCAGAGAAGCAAGTAAAATG GTACCAGATCCCGATGAACCATCTCAAACCTTGTATGACACCATGATGCCATATCATCCACCG ATCACTAGAGTGGCTGGTGCTGGAACAGATTTTGCAGCATTTGTCCAGCATATAGGGGTCCCGTCACTCGACATGTCTTATGGACTGT TTGAAGAATACCCTGTTTACCACTCGCTGTATGATGATTATGTTTGGGTGGAGAGGTTTGGAGACCCCTTGTTCCACAGGCATGTTGCAG TGGCCAGCGTTTGGGGTTTGATTGCACTGAAACTTGCTGACGACGAGATCATACCCTTCAATTACGTCTCTTATGCGTCCGAGCTGGAG GAGTGCACAAAAGATATCGTAGATAAATATAAAGGATTTCCTGTCAGTTTCTCTCCTTTGCAGAAGTCCATCAAGCAGCTCGAGAGTGCTGCCACCAAAATTTACAAAGAGAAGAAG TTGCTGCAAGCAGAAAACTGGAGCCTAAAGACAAGGCAGTACACACTGAAAGTCAGGGAGATGAACGACCGGTTGATGATGGCCGAACGAGCGTTCACCAACCGAGAAGGACTCGCCGGGAGACCATGGTACAAGCATATG ATATATGCATCATCGGATCAAGACGACTGGGGGACCAAAGCCTTCCCTGGTATCGTCTCGGCCATGGACAAGGTTAAGAAGTCCAACACAACCGAGACATGGCGATCGCTGCAGCATGAGATTTACAGGGTTGCAAGGGCTGTGTCCAAGGCTTCTGCAGTCCTGGATGGTAAACTAACATGA